The following nucleotide sequence is from Fundulus heteroclitus isolate FHET01 chromosome 24, MU-UCD_Fhet_4.1, whole genome shotgun sequence.
TTGTTGTGACCTTGGCTATAAAACATACACTGATTACCATCACTGAGACTTAGAAGAGGATGTATTGaggtaaaaatgttacttagtgTCGCTTTAATTAGGTTTTTCAGTTGGGCGTAGTTAAATGTAGCAATGTTAAaacaaaggggggaaaaattaCAGAAACACTCACAGCACACACTGCTTTATTTcctgattatatatatatgtgagaGCCAATTTTATACTGACTGCATATTCatagaaatcatttgaaaatttGTTTAGGAAGCCACTGATGAACAAATATGTTTCTTAGACTCTTATTTATGGTCCTTGTGTTCTCCTCTCTCAGGTGCCGCCCTGGGCTACTGCCCTGTTGGCTGATAAGCTGATAAGATAAACAAGCTGATAAGAACAAAGGTATTTCAGCTGAAACCATACGATTGGAGTATAAAATGGTGTCGTCACACACCAAAGACCATATATGTTGTCACTCATGTGGCTCAACTTATAACAGAGACCAATAATAAATAGAACTGCATAGACAAAGTCATTACGGGGTCAACTCACCAGGCTTCAAAGGGTTGAAGAAGGTTTTGCTGGTCTCCTCACTGACTGGATTTTTCATCTTACATTTGAACTCTTTGACATCTGAACTGTACTCCTGGGAGAAAAGAAATAGACACATGTCTGTTATCAACTGTTGGCTCTATCACCATAACGGGCAGGGAAAGGTTAGAGAATAAATTCACACACTACTGCATTATTAAGTGTAGCAGCCACGAGGGAAACTCCACCTCTCTGTATCTGGTACTCTATGGCACTGCGCATGTTCCACAATTTAAATTGTCTCACAAGAATGATGTCAGTGAAGAGCttccaaaaactgaaaaattgtCAGGGTTTGGGGTGAAGGACCAAAGTGGCAGAAAGACAACGGCAGgtgcattttgaaaataatggagCCAACTCACGAAGTACACAACTTAGGAACTGATCACTAGAACGGACGATGCAACACAGGAAGAACAAAAACCTAGAACTTAAATAAAACGGGGGAATCAGTGGAAAATGCTCAACACAGGTGAGTGGGATTAAGTAATTAACACAACATCCCAGCATCATGACATTAACACCTCCTCAAGGGTGGAGACAAGATGAttttaaactgcaaaaacaCCATACGGTCAAAGTTTGAGGAGGTTTCATAGCTGTTCCACATCTCAGTCTGCCAGTGGGATGAAGCGGCTGAATGGACGGTAAAATGTGacattagctagctgagcatctcgagctgtttcttttccagcaggctccacctgtcagtgagaacagagagggacggTGATGCCGCGTGTCCCTGCTCAGAGCAGCTCAGTATATCAAgatcggtgtcacatataaaacagttcaataTAAAGACTTCTTGTCGCCAAAAAGTTAATACTATGACATGTACCTGCATGAGCGGAGCATGCGCAGAGTCCACCTTTAGTACACCTCAAGTATGCGTGTACCTCCACGGAGTGAactacgcccgagtatgtgggggcctttacatgaatgcacttctagtttcaacattacagtcaggcagtcttgtagacagctcaggggtccgatcaggtagtaaCAGTGCACcctaatgctccgaatatccattgaggggagtggctttgttgctaaccaaagtcatacttacacattttaacagctttttgagcgcattgtacacaatgttaatcatatataaggcgcaccatcaatttttgagaagatttaaggactTGAAGTGTGCCTTCTAGTCTGGAAAATACTGTATATTGCGAATAATATTGAGTTTGCCCCTCTAAATCACTGAATTCAAGTGTTTCACCCACGTGCCACAGGCGTATAAAATCAGAACATTCGCATGCAGGCTGATTGTACAAGTATTTGACAAAAGAACAGGTCGCTCATTTTCTTATGTTATGCCATAATAATGCCTGATacataattgatctcagattgaattctgaatagTAGTATGGAGGAGGATgacaaaggaattccactccTGCTGCAAACAGAGACCCTCACAAGCACGGGTTCTTCGGACCATGGGCCCTGCACGGGCCTGAACGATACACAAGCCAGCGTCTGAAGGAAGGTACCCGGACCAGCCATGCTTGACCCAGGGTCTGCTAAACTCATTTGCCTGCTTCAATGGAGGACCTCCCTGACTGAATTCGGATAAACAACACACTGGGACAGAGTTAAGTTTCACTCTGACTGCTGCGCAAACCAGCCGCAAAGTACAAATTGcagaaacagctttgttcatttttgtcagctgttgcaggaaagcagacACGAGACGGTGGATGCCTCCCCTCACCTGACAAGCCAATTGATCAGACTATTAAATCggactgcaaccgggtcagagaaCGTGGCAGAGACCAGGCCTCTGACGGCGACCATGCTGTGGGTTAGCTCATGGCTGCCgagctaaacgctagcctgccaagacaAACCAACAACTTCCCTGCTTCCAACACTTGTTCCTtggaatggccaaactgaacaaaacTCACACGAGGCAAAACACAGGTTTGGGCAGGAAGAGCTGTGGGAgatgttaaaaggtttattggcaaatgtcttgtaaaccgtTGTACACATGGttgctttagaacaaagggctaacagaagtagctcacgctagccttccGTTTATGGTATTGCTAATATCATTTGAGTGTGTTATGGTTAGCACAAGGTTATCTCcgcaagggtttcatacattgataggacattaatgtttacgttatccagcccactcattatgactaaaaataaagctaaagctgtTATTTGTTAGCGCCGAATGCCTGCTAGCCAAAACGCTATCatcttgctaacatccggtttttggacatttcaaaaggagtgttttaaagcataaaagctTAACCTTTCTGCTCGGCCATCCTTcaatggtgctatgagccttatccccgcattaatattgaatattaatgttggtgtaAAGGCAATTTTTATAACTTTATGCTGTAACCTTTTAGCCACcgatttgctacagcgaccccagacgcccagatggagaatcgcattaacaaactcgttaatgcgattctccatCTGGGCGAATCGCATTAACGAGAAGactgatttgcccagtaaatgattttactgggcaaatcagtCTTCAGAATGTTATTTACTCGAAATAATGTTCTgattaacttgggctttgcattgtgaatggattgaaacacatgccaaatatttttaactccactccatgtttttaatcagatctgaagtgaacaaggattcaccgaattattctgattatgaccaaccacttttgtttgtcttttgttggtttttgcatgtaaatacttccttagcttagcttctttttatctttattttgcttagtagtttagttaggtttcactagcctagtagggaggatttgttaatcaaaatattgtgttaattcagataaacagcattacatagtgatgttctctggatgttcattttatttctgttattaaattcttggacttgaaaagaagttgtcacacctttattctatgtgtgtgcaggttttgctgttaaaacattgctagtgctcgaattcatccctttcaaccattgtcttgatatcagcttaagacctgattatcaccagacaatacgtaacagacagagagttatttaataaacattaagtaactttaaacagtgtataatagCACAACACTTACAAATATTCCACGTTCGACCATCAGTGGTGTTACAACAAAGTGGAAGCGTTTAGGAATGACAGCAattaaaatccatttaaaatcaCACAGTGGAGACTGAGAGCCGGCCTTCTCAGCCAACATTAGTGTCTGAATGGTCAAATATGTCAATCAACACAATTCTAAACCCTGTGGACCcccttcccagaagagttgagAGTATTATAGGAGCAGGACCCACGTGGGTCGACTCCATATGGTCTACAAAATAGGATGTCATCAAAGGTCCTGATGTGAGTAAAGGCAGGTGATGCAATACTATTGAAAATATAATACATATTATAGCTTTATGtgatatttttcttccttttatttaaaaataaaataaaaaaataccttaaTAATATATGTGGCAGTGTAATGTGGCACTACAACACTGTCAAACATCCAGGTGTAGTTCACTGGTCCGGCTCTGGCTGTGTCTCCCTCACAGGTCAGGGTACATGTGCTTGAGTCTAGAGAGCAGGATGAAGTAATGGTAGGTACAGGAACTGGAGCTGGTGATAGAGAAGGATGAGAACCAATCAGGCTGTGTGTTTTGACTGGTTAAACTATCccaatttaaaatgtgtaaacttACAGATGACATGCAGGTGAATGTTGTGGTTGATTACAGCTCCGTCTATCTCTGTCGTGTAAACTTGGCTGTCTTCATAAGTCAGGTTTGTGATTGTCATTTCTCCAGTCCGGTTGTTCAAGTGGCCCCGCTCTACAAACATAACGGAGAATGTCGTCTTTCATctcaggaataaaaaaaagttgatataaATCTCCAGAGAGTTGTTTACCTTTAAAATGACGATAGGATGTGAGGTATCCGTCATCCACTTCCATGGCAAGAGCAACCCCAAATTTCCATGTGATGCAATGGGTCGCATCGGTGACGGAACCTGGTTTTGGTTTGAGGGTAACCTCGTCTCTCAGATTTGCATAGATTGTTTCGTCTATAGTAGTTAAAAAGCAAAAGTGTTTTCATAAGATAATTTATGAAAGCTGACATTATATGCTCATGTGCATGTGTGGTAGTTTTTGCACCCTTTATATGAGCGAAGGGATAATCTACCCTTCTGGTTACCAGTAAGTTTTTTTGAAGCACACAGGAAAGAGGATACGTAGCTGTGCAAAGATGTAATGATAAGTAAGCAGCACTTAACTTCACCGCACAAACTGAACTTGAACTAtgtggtaaataaataaaaaaagatgtttgaagGAAGGAGATCTAAGAGCTCAGAGGTCAGCATGTTCACAGACATTGAAACTGGGGGCATCTTAAGGTAGGAATGAATGCTCTCTAAAATATATAAAGTCTTTGCTCTATGAACCTTTAAACACGTCTAAGAGCTGATGTGCAttctcatttcttaaaaaaaaaaaaatcagctaacGTAAACTGACTGAACGAATTCTCATTTGTCCTGATTTGATTACTTTTTCCGTAGCAACAGCGAATTTATGTAATCAATCTCGTGTTAAAGctacaaaataattttattgttcTGTACACCAATTCAGACCAAAATGGtctattaatttgtttttataaatgtttcacTTGCTAATTAGGCGGCCCACAAGGAAGCACTTATATGAATTTCAAACACTTTTGggtattttagataaaaatgtagataaaagtttaaaaagttagAGCAGCTGAAGCATCATATTTTTCTAATCATGTTATATGTGACGTGGGACTTTACTTAACTATAGGCCTTGTGGAAATATATCATCAGTTTTTGTAttattcatgtatttttattaagcAGTAAAAGTTACCCAAGTTGTAACTACTATTGTTAAACTTTGTGGCCTGGAGTGTACATAGTATGGAATTTGCAGGGTCACTAACAGGTCATAAATTCACCCAACCTTCTTGTGGGATACAGGGCAAGTAAGAGTCACGTGATGTTTTATGGTTGGTAAGCTTCACGAAGGTTTATGGTTTAAaagctttacattgttttggaATGTTTATCTTGGTAGACTCCTAGAAACATCTGGCACATGTATCAAGTAGCCAACTTTTATTTGACACTGGAATGCGGATCTCTTCTGTTTGTGGGGAGACAAGCACAGATTGTGGGAGTGGGTGTGTAGCCTCCAACATCAGTCAGTCACGTACTCAGTGAGGGGCCCGACTATTAGTAAATGCGCCCCTGGGCAGTCCTTCAGACACATGCCTGTAGCCGACATGGGAGGGTGGACTCCATGTTCTACTACATGGGGGTTTTAGGAAAGAGTTGTAAGTTTGTGTCTCCCCTTGGAATTGCAATTGTAATTAAATATacgtatattttaagtgttttgtctctgataattgttttcttcctttgctgccgAATCTACGAACCAGGTTAGGTGGGCCTTAGTGAATGAGACAGGAAGATCGAGAGGCTGCCTCGTCAGcctaaaccttttaaatgtttttaaaagcctttGTATGCAGGAAATGTCCTATCATGTCCAATTCTACACTGTGGTCAAGCCAGCCGCCACTTCGAAAACGACAGTCAAGCCAACCCTCATGCAGTTTTGTAGGTCACCATGCATTACAGTAGTATAGCCTGAGAACACTTTtccaaataaaagcaatgtttgACATGtattggcattttttatttttacacatattGACTTCAgttggttgaaataaaaaaattttctgctttatataatactttttattctGGTCTGCAggtgaatatggaaatatattttGGTCAACCTCTTTAGCCTAAATAACTActaaaaactactttttttccccaggtgactactttcacttacaAATGACAGATGATGATCTCCAGATGTTACTCATCAAAGTCCATAtacatgatgtggaatttcaaaataaaagccactgAAAATCTCTATATTTAGTCACTTTGAACTAAGTTGTTGTCAATGTTGCTACTACGCTGTAAGTTTTTAGTgaagatttcaaaataaaagcaactcaACATAAGATTTTACAATTCTCTTTATCCAAGTTGCTGACGTTTACATTTTTCACACTATGTACATACTAATTAGAccgcccccccccacacacacaaaataaaacaaggtccagaaaaaactgaaatagaAAAAGGTAaccatataaaatgttttaattattaagaacatttacattgtttttataattttgttttcaacAACCCAATGGACAGTTCAAGTTGGGTTCCCTTGGAGCTTTCAGGACGTCTTCATTTAAACCAAGGAACTGTTCATGGAACCATCTGCCACACGTGTCACACTGTATCTGCAAAACAAGTTACATAATATACACATTACTGGGTCAAGAACTTGGCTTTTGGTGTGTTCACACAATCTTTTCATTGTCAAATTTGGTTATTGAACAATACAGAACTGGTCAAGCTatgttccaaaaacaaaaaagaaaacaggttcTTTATCAATTCAATATCTGATTAAATTTGGGAGTCAACCCCAGTCAAGATGGCCACCACATCAGCACAACAGGGAAGCTTAATGAAATTAACTCAAAGAATTTGAAATGTATTGTTGTATACATTGATGTGGATGTAAATGTTATTCATCCAAACACTGACTTATGCAGCCAATCAATATACTACCTTTCTAACACAGAGAAATCACACTTTAGGCATGGATGGACACAGAGACTGAACAGTATTATCTGAATATTGCATGATTGCATGTCCCTTATGATGCCATGAATGCTTGACATGCTGAGTATTCACATACTAAATGACAGAACATTGGTACCAAGCAATAAATTAACTTACCCAGATTTGTAATTGAAGGCCCTGCTCCTGCTGGTTTTGCCATAAAACACAAGGAGCAGTTGTTCCATGAATCAAACACTACAATGCCAGAAAATAGGTAACATCCCCATTATGGTTGCATGCGTTACATACACTAAGATCAACTACATGTTCAAAGGTCACACTACGACATCTTCATATAAAACAAGCTCCTATCCTTTTGTTTTGGTGCTATATGTTAAGCTTCGGGATAGTTGTTATTTATCCCAATCGTATTTAGAATGTAGCAATGAAATTTCCAATTAAAATTAAGTCAGACAGAGTATATGAATACAAAATGATCCTGCTGAAGCTAGATATGGCCAGAAAGGCAATGGGGAAGCAACTGCGCTGTTTTTCTCTCCCGACATCATCCAACCTATTGCTGGGACATTCATGAAACTCTCTGTGCTTCTCCTGaactaatctgaaggccacttGAAGTTTGGAGGTTGCCAACGCATAACGTTGGCAACCTCTTCGCACTATGAGCTTCAGCATCCACTGCCCCCGCTCCAACAGTTTACGTGATCTAAGACTTAATGGCTGACTTGCTGTCGTTCCCAAACACTTTCATTTTCTTATGATACATCTGACAGTTGACTGTGGAATATTAATGAGCGAGGAAATTTCATGCCTGGATTTGTTGCAAAGGGggcatcctatcacagttccacgctggaattcactgagctcctgagagcgacccgTTCTTTCACAAATGATTGTGAAAACCGTCTGTGTGCATAggttttatacacctgtgaccATGGTAGTGACTGGAACACCTGATTCCAATAATTTGTATGGGtgggcaaatacttttggcaatatagagTATGACCAGTACACTTAATGTTTGAAcggtcttttattttgaagttccACATAAAATCTTAATCAGGTTTGTTGAGCAGCATCTTGAGGTTTTCTACTTTCACGCTGAATCAAAATTATTCACTGAAAACCTACGGCTTAATTAGTACCAACATTGACAGCAACTTAGGTCAAATTGACTTAATGTAGAGATTTTggagggcttttattttgaaattccacatcacgtAGATGGATTTTGACGAGTAACATCTCTAGATCTTAATCTGTGGTCTGTACGTGAATGTAGTCACTTagaaaaacaatttgttttaaGCCCGTTTCAGCCTGTTTGCTATTGTTTTAGTAGTTATTCAGGCTAAACAATGACTCTGACCAAAGTCTATATTCCCATATTCACCAGCAGACCTGAATAACACAAATATATAACATAAAGctgtaaaaaatatatcaacTAACTGAAgttgataaaaaaacacaagaataaaaaCGGGGTTTACACGTCAAACacataaattttattttgaaaaatagtctcGGTCATTACTACTATAATATATGGTGCTCGCATGACCTACAAAATCAAGTGAGGACCACTGAGctgtataatacactggagtgctgattttgccgaaaaactgaagccactggccgccatcttgctactccctactctcacagaatcccacaggatttggttgcaacaacaagcagttttctggctgagtgaaaacgtttcacaggtaattctacagtcagtggatgtactaacactatcaacttctaggaaattaggtgctgaaatattttacatgttattcatattaaatatacatatatgtatatataagtatgtgtatatgtatatatgtatatatatgtatacacatatgtaaatatatgttgttgtacattgttatttatatatttataaatgttaaacatatatatttaaatgaataaaatgcaaaatatttcagcacatgactttctcagtacttcatatttttagaacataacataaaactatatggcatttgacattttaaaagttttaagccccccctgaacatgagaaaatcctcgtcattcgatgctgtagcgcacatattccctagttactgggggggggggggggggaatggggggtaccaatatggcggctggtggcttcaaagcgactcgttcaaacagacggtgattagcactccagtgtatgatatagctcagtggtgagGACTGGCTTTACTGCTGGTCTGACCGCagtaattcattcattcatttttaataatttttttttttttttttttttttttttttttttttacgaaaaACCAACTTCTCCTCTACCCTGCACcacattgtttttacatgtaacCTTTTCTCTTGTAGCCTATCTTTTGAGAGTTTAATTAAACCATTTACGGCTTGCTTTTAATCATTGAGGAGATTCTGAACTCACCTGCAGCCGCGCAGACCaccagaaaaaacacaaaccatcCGGGACCCGTAGGAGTTTTGATTGGAGAGAACAAAATCATGGCGTCTGTTTTAGAGGATTATAAATGAGGAAAAGTCCAGGCTGCTTCCGTCTATAACCCAAAGTAACATACCACGCTGTTTGCTGGAGATTAATTAATTTAGTCTGAGTTTAAAATCACCTGCAGCTCGGTTTTAAAGTCGGAGGAGCGACGCCTAGAAATTAGAATAACGGAAGAGGTTATAGCAGGTCCAGGTCCCAAGACTCCGCCTAcaaatgatatttaaaaatatattacagTCAGACTGACTCCTTTTGATACACAAAATGCTTGACAACGTCACTAAAATATTATATTACGTTGCTTAAACTTTAGTCAGGTTTTTGGATCTTAAATATTCCCTGTTCTGAGGCGGCGGTTTCCCGCCCCCTAGTGTTCAAAGATTGGCACTGCAGTTAATGTCACACAAAATATCTGACGCTGGAAGCTCAAGTAAGCCATGATAGGACTCTTCAAACTGTTATGTGACTATACTAAAATACCGTAgaggaaaacaggtggaactattGGAGTTTCAAGGAGAGTATATCATTACGCACTATGAAGGTTGCAGTTTATTAGAGCCGCTGTGTGATTGCGCAATACCAAGGTGTCAGCCTTTTGTCAGAGATAAGTTCAAGATCTGATGTTCTTTGCTTCATAAAGTGTGAGGCAAAATAACGTTTAGTGTTGGGGAGTTTTAAAGAAGTGAAGAACAATACAAAATGTCCGACACTAAATGCCAAACAAAATGATGTTGAAACGTCTGAAACAAAAAGATCTGCTAAGTTGACCGCAAAGGGTTTGGCTCTTTACATTAAAACATGTCAAGAGAAAAGAAGTTTGAAATTTAAACAAGCTTCAAGGTTTTAGGAAATAAATCCTGAGGACAGTGCTTCCAATATTATAAATGTGCAATCTAATTCAGTGGTGCGCTCCAATCAATCACGGACATCTTCTACGTTATCCGCGCGTATTAAAGCGGAGGCAGAAAAAGCGGCGCCAGAGGAGCGTGtagctgcattaaaaaaaaacaacaacaaaaaaaaaaacatttagttgaaGCTCATTAAGAGGAgttgagaaaacaaaagaagcagCTAGAGTTGGAAGCGGAGTTGGCAGCAACAAGTGCCAAGCTCCACGTCTTGGAAATGAATTCATCACAGTGTGGCTCAAAACGATCTGATGGGATGAATTCATATTTAGATAAAAGTTACGAACAAAAGGCGCCCCTACTGAATCCTGATGCCTAAACAAATaatttgaactttattgatctcacaatggagagagTCACTTCTCCATTtgacccatccccttggggagcagtgggctgccactgtgcagcgccaggggagcaatctggggttaggatcttgctcagggacccagagtggcagtctgtgagAGTTGAACTTTCGGGACTATGCATAAAAAAGTCGCTGAATGAATAGTTGTATagttgagatatatatatatatatatatatatatatatatatatatatatatatatatatatatatatatatatataatatatatcagGAAAGAAAGTTTTAGGAGAATCAGTCGAGTTTTCCTCACTCTTGACAGTTGCTCTGGTAGCTAAAGGCGCACTTTAGTAAGCTGTCCAGGGTCATCAAAGTGATTTGGTCAAACCTTAACCAACATTCCTGCTTTTTGGGTGTGCCAGAAATGTGCTGTTTTGTAAAAAGTAATAACACATATAGAAAACGGTGAACcgttttaaaaattttttattgTCAAGGACTGTTCTAGAaagcagactggcttcggtggttgaactcaaaggggagatgggataaaatctggatgtgaaatgtggaaaaaaagcccaacacatttggaatattggattcgcCACATAGACCCataacaaattgtgtatttggattatgcctccCCTATCAAAGaactcccctggatgttatggcgAGAGAGCCCAGAACTGCTCCCCTGCTCCCTCCTACCCCGTGGACATCTGTGGATGcttctgaactgtgggccggtgataacatcaaggacaatggcctctcaTTCATGGAAATATAACATCTTTCACCCAAACGcgcacacataactgatgcccaCAACAACATATGAACTTCATGAGGCTAGTCTCCAAGGTTAACCCCCTGCATAAATATTATCTCgtcatatgtgcttttctcgtgcaaggttttttgatatctcaaactgtatcctggaatTAGGACAAagtgtgaaatgtgtttttttccttttcctcccCAAATGTTgcccctatctttccacagagtaaaAGGCAGCGCCCTATGGTAACCACGTCAGGCGGGGTCCTCGGCAGTGAATCGTTCCCGAGAATTgtatgtgatggatggttgAACTGGAACTGTAATCTCCctttgggattattaaagtattcctgattctgattctgagttGCGTTCTCTTTAATTAGCGGTGGCAAGTGGCAGTGATCGGAGGTGAGTGGAATGGGtgtatgggaggaggaaggtgccgGAAAATGtccagggtgcagcaggcaaaactgcatcctgacaaaaatacatatattaacTTTTAAATCTTGCATTTACaatgacaaaatatatatattttttagcacagaatcaagtccaattggaaatgacagaaaaacatgTATTAAAAACAGGTTGAAGAAGAGGATTGATTTAGCTACAAAATACAAGCTTAcgttgtggggtttttttttgttttaaattatgacaGAAAATAGTAATCAGATCATTTGTCTGGAGGTTCCCCAAAGCGTGGCTCGTTCAGCGGTTCCAGCTGCAGCCACAGGCCTCCTTCGGCACGCAGGACGAGTTGTGGGAGACGCCGCGCTGCCCCCGGGCCGCTCCCCGATTCAGGGTTAACACCCGGGGTCAGACGAAACCTCAGCAGGGTCAGAGCCACCACAACCCGCAGCTCAGCCATGGCGAATTTCTGTCCGATGCAGTTCCTGTGAGCGGACACGGGTTAGATTCATCACTGATACGATCGGTTattctagatcaggggtgtcaaactcattttggtttaggggccgcattcagcttaatctgatcagaggagggccacacgagtaaactcattgcaagattaaatagaactaataaaagtggacttgttgttgatttttatattaaattaatttcacttttacacaatatattatgaataacctcagcgtttttaagaaaagtatgtgcaatttcaacaatacttttactctgttaaacatttacctaagtgcattatgcataagaactgatcacagtgattgtacaatgttgaaaaacatttttcacatttttggaacttaaaaacactgtcctacatgacaaaatacatcaaacagataaaaattaagaaattatttaaattttt
It contains:
- the LOC105917440 gene encoding junctional adhesion molecule A isoform X3, coding for MEVDDGYLTSYRHFKERGHLNNRTGEMTITNLTYEDSQVYTTEIDGAVINHNIHLHVISPVPVPTITSSCSLDSSTCTLTCEGDTARAGPVNYTWMFDSVVVPHYTATYIIKEHSSDVKEFKCKMKNPLGEETSKTFNIFEHEAVESGPKISTGVTVFVILLVAVVVLVIVHRLKAGEFFFNKSSFPWQGDFWRNTRGQIPVDSNGSTSPPPEVPAEEGLLKD